The nucleotide sequence AAACTTTCCCATTCCCCATGATGGTGTGGTGAAAGGCGACGGCCTGTCCCTCTCCATCGCCGCGGCAAGCATCATCGCGAAGGTCACCCGCGACCGCATCATGCACGCCCTCGACCAGGAATTTCCACAATACGGCTTTGCGAAACACCAAGGATATGGCACCAAGGCGCATCTTGAAGCGCTACGGATTCACGGCCCTTGTCGCCACCATCGTCGCTCGTTTCAGCCCGTCGCTCAACTCACCCTGCCGTTTGGCTGGACCTGACGGCAAAACGCGCGACAGGATCTGGTTGGGAAATTATGGCGAACGCGTCGCCGCCGCATGGCTCCGCTCGCAGGGATGCAGGATTCTGGCGAGAAACTACCGCAGCCCGAGGAAGGGCGAGGTGGACATCATCGCAAGGGATGGAAGGCTGTTGCTTTTCGTGGAAGTGAAAACCCGCCAGGCCGGCAGCAGGATCCGGGGACTGGACGCCGTAGGAAAAGACAAACAGGCACTGATCGAGCGTGGTGCGAATTCGTGGCTCAAGCGTCTCGGCACCCGCAACCTGCCTTGGAGGTTCGACGTCATCGAAGTCAGCGTGGAGGAAGGACGGAAGCCCCGGGTGAACCGGGTGAAAGACGCGTTCTAAGGCGGGTCCGTGACCGTCCTCTTACGAAGAACATGGGTGAACGACAGCTTGCCCATGCGTCGCTGGAAACCTGTGCCCGAATCCTGCTTGCCGGAGCGGTTCGGCACCTCCACGTTCCGGGCAGGATTTCATGGATTACTTTTCGGATTCAATGGCATGGCTGGGCAAGCCGGACGGCAGCGTGGTGATCGGTTACGGACCATTCGAAAGCTCGGTCGAGCCTCCTGCCGGTGGCGTGGCCTTCCATGTGCAGGACTTCGCCCTCCAAGACCCCGAACCGTGGAAAATCCCCAGCCGTGTCGAACGGAGCACTCCCGCCGAGCTGGGGGCGATGAACCGCGCGACGCGACCTCCGGAATGGGTCTGGGACCCGTTGGACGCCGCCCCCTTTTCAGTCGTCTTCCAGGAGGTGATGTCGTCCATCCACAGCGGGATCTTTGAAAAAACCGTACCAGTGGTCACCGAGAGGGGAACGTCGGCGGAAGCCCCGGGACCGGGCATCATCGAAGGCATGATCCGGCAACCCTCCCCGCTCCATTCCTACGGTTGGGTGCGGGGAAGTTCCGGGTTCGCTGGAGCCACTCCGGAGCTGCTTTTCTCCTTGAATGGGGACCGGCTGGAAACCATGGCACTCGCCGGCACCGCCCGCAGCGAGGACCGACATGTCTTCGCGGCGGATGAAAAGGAGATCCGTGAGCATGAATATGTCGCCCAGACACTCGCATCCAAATTGTTGGATCTCGGAAAAATCCAGCGCCGGTCACGCGAGATCCTGGATCTCGGCAGCATCGTTCATTTCCTCACGACCATCTCGTTGGACCTGGAGATTCCCCAGACGCCCGCGAAACTGCTCCGGCGTCTCCACCCCACCCCCGCTCTCGGCCCGCTCCCACGCACCGTGGAGACTCTGGCGCTGTTGTTGGACTGGCGGGAACGCCTGGGCTGCCCTGCGGAGTTCGGAGCTCCGTTCGGACTTTGGGATCATGACCGTTTCGACGCCATCGTGGCGATCCGCGGAATCTGGTGGGAGCATCGGCAACTCATGCTCCCGGCCGGTTGCGGCATCATCGAGGCCAGCCGCCTCGTCAACGAGTGGCGGGAACTGAGATTGAAGCGCGAGTCTGTTAAAAATTTCATTCTTTAGTTTATGATGTTTGGCATGATCTGCTTCCCGGGTTTCTGACCATCTTGGAAAATCGCCGGATATGGCTCATTCAGAACAAGAATCCGGCGCCGCATGCTTCCGGGCAATTAATTAAAAAAGATTGATTGTTTTTGAAAATCCAACATTATCGCGGGCGCATCGCATCCTTCGATCATGTGGTTTAACAGTCATGCTCGTCCGTTCCACAGCCTCGCGCTGACGGCGGCATTGACATGCATGGGCGCTTATGAAGCCAAAGCTTTGGAGCCCATGAATCTCGGCAACCCTATCGGCAGGATCGCCCGGATTTTCGACTCACAACTGGTTCGGACCGAAGACCGGGTTTCATGGCTGGACAACCGCGTCTCCACCTTCGCCCCGCATCGGGAGCATTCAATGAAAGTCGGCCTGGGCCACCGGGGATACCGCTCCAAAAAAGGGGGCGCAGATCCTGCCGTCACAATTGATCTGGGCAAGGAACATCCTCTGGACACCATTTTCCTCGTCCCGTGCCAGCGGGAATCCATCGATGACACTGGCATTTTTCCGAAGCGTTACACCGTCGAACTCTCGAACCGGACGGATTTCGCCCAACGGACCGTGCTGTTCAGCTCGAATTCCATTTCTCCGTCCAGTCGGTTGAACGATGGAAATCCGGTTCCGTTGAACGCCCGGAACACCTCCGCGCGCTATGTGCGGCTCACGGTTCACGAAGGTCACAAAAAGGGAATGCTCGATCTTTTCGGGCTATCCGAAATCGTCGTCATATCGGAAAACGATCCGGTATCATTGGGCGCGCCGGTAACCACCATCGGCAATCTCAACGTCCGGGGCATCTGGTATCCGGAGTCCCTTACGGACGGGCGGACCCCGCTTGGCATCTGGCAGAACGGCGGCAAACCCACCTCGGAGGCCGGCGATTCGGTGAATGTTTCCCGGGAAAGCGACACGGTCTCCTGGAGCATCTCTCTGCCGCAAGCCGCGGAACTCGACCGGGTTGTCCTGTTTCCTTATCAAATCGACCGCTCCTTTGAATCCTCGGTCCTTCCTGAAGCCGTCACCATCCACCTCCAGGATGCCGGCGGTCAGGAGGAAACGCTCGCGGCGGAATGGAGAAATCCGCTCGCCGGTAGTGTCAACATGACACCGATCGTGATTCCCCTCAATGGCAGGACAGGCAGGAACATCCGCATCACCGGAACCCGGCCGTGGGTCATGGGAGATCTGAAAATCCACGCCCTTTCGGAAATCGAAGTCTGGTCCTCCGGAAAGAATCTCGCCACGGCACTTCCCGTCATCCGCGAGTCGGAGGGGGCTGCCGCCACTGTCACCACCCTCACCGACGGCTACACCTCGGACAATAAAATCATCCCCATGGGCATCTGGCTGGACCAGCTTTATGAACGCGGACGGATCGAACGGGAACTCGCCATCCTGCGGCCCGTCCACCGCCAGCTTGCCTCGGAAAGCGAATTGAACGCCACATGGGGCTCCGCCGTCGTGCTGGGGCTGACCTTCCTGATCCCTGTTTTCATCGTGGAACGGCGACGCCTGATGTCCCGCGACCAGCTCGACCAGCTCCGGAAACGCATCGCCTCGGATCTCCACGACGACATCGGCAGCAACCTGGGGAGCATTTCCCTGATCGCCCGCACCGCGCGCAAGGATCTTGTCCGCCTGCAAGGGCCGGAAGAAGTGGCGGAAGACCTCGGCCAGGTCGAATCCATCGCCCGTGAGAGTTCGTTGGCCATGCGCGACATTGTCTGGCTGCTGGAACGCCGCCAGGACTCCATCGGCGACCTCGTCCAGCGGATGCGGGAGACCGCGGGACGCCTTTTGCGCGAGATCAGCTACACCGTCGAGTGCGAGTCGAACAAAACAACCGCGAAACTTTCACTTGATGCGAAGCGTCACCTGTTCCTTTTTTACAAAGAAGCCATCCACAACGTGCTCAAACACTCCCAAGCCAACCGAGTATCCATCCGCCTTTGGGACGAAGATGACAAACTTGCATTAGAAATTCTCGACAACGGCGTAGGACTTCCGCTCAATGACGACACCAAGTCAACGACCGTGCACAAGCTCGAAGACCGTGCACGTGTGCTCGACGGGCTTCTACAGATCGCTTCATCCAAGGAAAAAGGCACCGCCATCCGCCTACTCGTCAAACGTTCCCACCTCACCGCCCACCCCACACTCGCATGATCTCCGGAGACTCCACCACCTCCTGCATTTGGATTTTGGAAGATCACGAAGTATTTGCCAAGCAGATCCGTCGTTTGATCAGCCATGAGACGGATCTCACCTGCCCGCATCACTTCACCAGCGCGGCGGATCTTTTCGACAAGCTCAAGTTCACGACCGAGCGGCCCGATCTCCTGCTTCTGGATCTTGGACTGCCACGCCGCAGTGGTCTCGAAGTTCTTGCGGACCTCCGCCAGATCCTGCCGGATCTCAAAGTCCTCATCCTCTCCGCATCGGACGACCGGGACAAGGTCTACCGTGCCATCTGCAGCGGAGCCTCCGGCTACCTGCTGAAAACCGCCGATCCCGAAGAAATCCTCTCCGGCATCCGGGACGTCATCCACGGAGCCTCGGCGCTCAGCGCGCCGATCGCCAGTATGATCCTCCAAGGATTCGCCCGTTACGGCCCGGTGGAACACATCGAACCCCTCACCAGCCGGGAGGAAGAAGTCCTGCGGCTTCTGGTCCGTGGCTTGATCAAGAAGGAAATCGCCGACGAACTGCTCATTTCCCAACACACCGTGGACATGCATTTGCGCTCGGTTTATCGGAAACTCCAAGTCCGCTCGCAGACCGAAGCCGTCTCCAAGGCGCTTCGTCAAGGGTTGGTGTGAGGCACGTGGCAATCTGGATCGGGTTGCCAGACTGTGATCAAGGGCGGCTGATACCATTTGACTCTGATCCCGAGTCGCGACCCCGTGGACTGCGTGCAGCTTGTTGCCGCTTTCATCTGCCAGCTCGCTGGCCGGGACGAAGGTCCGAATTCATAGGGCGCGCCTCCCCTTGTGCGACAGCCTGCTGAGCAATCAATGATTGGCTCTGGTTCCGCCGTGTCAGCAAGCTGACTACGGAAGGCGGCCAGCGAGCCGCACGCATTCCGAAAACGTCGCTGGCTCCAATCGTCACTTTATTTTCGGAAACTGGTATGATCCCATCTCCAACAAATAGAGGATTATGAGGACGCGCGGGATGACGCCTCTGCATGTAGTTTAGCCTTTTAAGGCGTTTTTCGCACGCCCAAAAGACGCCTTAAAAGGCTAAACGACGTGCGGAATCTGTCGTTGCTCATGCACCACAGAATGATGAGACGCGATTACGAGTCACATTACTTCCTGGAAGAGATACGATTTCTTCGCAAACAGGTGACATCCGGTTGCTCTTCAGGATCTCACCGACCTCAGGTCTAAACAAAAATCCCCGGCTCGCCAAAAACGAGCCAGGGATTGTAAAAAATGAATCGCTTTAAATCAGCCTTCTGTTTCCTCGGTATCACCCGCGTCCACCGAGATGACAAGCGTGGTGGTGACTTCCGGATGGAGGCGGATGGAGACTTCCGACTTGCCCGACTTCTTGATGGGCTTCTCAAGCTCGATCGCGTGACGGTCGATGACGATGCCCGCGGCCTCGAGTTCCTTGTGGATGTCAATGCTGGTGACGGAGCCGAACGCCTTGCCACCTTGGCCGGTGGAAAGCACGAACTTCGGCTTCAGTTTGGAAATCTTTGCGGCGGTTGCTTGGAAAGCAACGAGCTCTTCCGCTTCGCGGGCGGCGCGGGTGGCCTTGAGCGCCTCCACGTGACGAAGGTTCGACTTGGTTGCTTCAAACGCCTTGCCTTGTGGGATCAGGAAATTCCGGGCATATCCGGCGCGGACTTTGACGACATCAGCTTCGGCACCAAGGCCTTCGATTTTTTCTTTGAGAATAACTTGTGCGTTGGCCATAGGAGTCTGAGGTAAAAAAGTTCGTTTGGGGGCGGCGATTTAGGCTTCGTACCAAATTGAGTCAAGAAGAATGATTCCATTTTATTTCACATTTCCGAAATATCTCCGAGGCCACCCGGACCAGGTTTCATCCCTTGGTGACACAAAATGATCCAAGACATTGGCGGGGCTTGGCAATAGCGTGTGATAGGAAAGCGCTTGGGCACGCCTACAAGCGCCGCTGGGCGCTGCGCTTGACGGGGTGAGAAGCGTCGATTGCCCGACTCTTGGAAGAGACCCGTGAAAGCGACTGTCGTATAACTGGCCGAAGCTGACGACACCTGTCGATTGTTTCCCCACCTCTCCGCCAGAATAATGAGATAATATGAATCATTTGACATCCTACCTTCCAATAGGTAGACATCATTCATGCCTGACTCTTCGACATCGGAAGAAATCCTCCGTTGCGCCCGCCGCCTCATCACCACCGGTGGCTACAACGGCTTCAGCTATGCGGATATTTCCGCCGTCGTAGGTATCCGCAAGGCCAGCATCCATCATCACTTCCCCACCAAGGCGGATCTGGTGACCACCCTTGTTTCCCAATATCGGAAAGAGGCGGAAGCCGGACTGGCCGCCATGGGAAATCATTTCCAGAGTCCCTCCGACCTCCTCCGCGCCTACACGGGCTACTGGGAAAAGTGCTTCGCCGATTCATCCGATCCATTCTGTGTCTGCGCCCTTCTCGCGGGGCAGATGCCCGGTATTCCCGAAGAGGTCGCCACCCAAGTCCGCGCTTACTTTCATATGCTGACTGAATGGGTCACTTCCGTCCTGGAGCGGGGCGTGGCTGATAAACAATTCCGCCTCTCGGCCCCTGCTGCTGTCGAAGCCGGGATTTTCGTCGCCACCATTCATGGTGCCATGATTTCCGCCCGCGCCTATGGCGACGGTCAGGTCTTCCACGCCATCGTCCAGCCGACCTTCGCTCGCCTCACCGGCTGACGTCCGCCCCCATCGTAGCAAATAGGATCCTGCCCTCAGATGCAAAAAGCCGCGATACAAAAACTACCAACTAGTAGGTAGTCATGCCTTCGATCAGCTGTTCCATGAAGTTTCCGCTGATTCGAATCATTCTCAGTGAAATCCCCCCATCAACAACAAACCAACCAATCAAAATCATGTTCGGAATATCTCCTCTAGGCTGGCTCCATACCCTCGGCAGCCTTCCCGCGATCCCGGTCGCCTTCTACATGTTCGCCCGTGCCGGGCGGATCGATCCCCGGTCGAGGGCTGGCGCGCTCTACTTCATCTTCATGCTCATCGGAATCGCCACTGTCTTCCCCGTCTCCCATTCACCCGTCGGAAATGTCTTTGCGATCATCACGCTCGTGCTGCTCCTGACCGGCTACGGAATTTCCAGGATCCCCCACAGAAGCCGTGCTGCTGTCCATGTGGAAACCATCAGCCTGACACTCACTGCATTTCTGCTCATGCTCCCCACCGTCACCGAGATCCTCCGCCGCGTCCCTGACGGCCATCCCTTCGTCTCTGACCTCAATTCGCCCCTGCTCAAAGGAGTTCATGGCATCCTTTTGCTCGGCCTCATCATCGGCCTCACACTGCAAATACGCTCGCTCAGGAAACAAAGCCGCGCGGAAGCAATCCAGCCAATCGCCAAATAGGCCTGCAAAAACCCGGACCGGACGGGGAAGCCTAGCGCTCCCCGCCCCAAGGGCTGTTGAAATCCGAAATAAGAACCTCAGAAGAAGTCCAGAACCCGTAAATGCCAATCCCTGAAGGCATTGCGCTTCAGCTTTCTCTTCCGACCGGCGAAATGAAGCGATCCATCGCCTCCCCTCGGTCTCCGCTTTCTTCCTTCAATAAACGGTCATCTATCGGCGATCAACATCCTTGATCTCCATTCTTGCCACCTCGTCCTTATTCCCACTAGCTCGTCGCATGGAAACACACCGCATTTTCTCCGATTCGCCGCTCAGTGCCGACCATGCCCGCCTTCTCGTGGATGGTGCGGCACCGCATGAAATCCTGTTTCCGAAAAAGGCGGTCGCCTCCGTGCTCGCCAAGCCCGAGCCCGATCCTGCGTTCGCCCTTGCCGACATCGCCTTCGGCCAGCCGGACCTGGACAGCATCCGGAGTTCCGGGAAACTGAAGTGGCTGCACATCAGCACCGCGGGCTTCACCCGCTACGATACTCCGGAATTCCGC is from Luteolibacter yonseiensis and encodes:
- a CDS encoding YraN family protein — its product is MAGPDGKTRDRIWLGNYGERVAAAWLRSQGCRILARNYRSPRKGEVDIIARDGRLLLFVEVKTRQAGSRIRGLDAVGKDKQALIERGANSWLKRLGTRNLPWRFDVIEVSVEEGRKPRVNRVKDAF
- a CDS encoding chorismate-binding protein; this encodes MDYFSDSMAWLGKPDGSVVIGYGPFESSVEPPAGGVAFHVQDFALQDPEPWKIPSRVERSTPAELGAMNRATRPPEWVWDPLDAAPFSVVFQEVMSSIHSGIFEKTVPVVTERGTSAEAPGPGIIEGMIRQPSPLHSYGWVRGSSGFAGATPELLFSLNGDRLETMALAGTARSEDRHVFAADEKEIREHEYVAQTLASKLLDLGKIQRRSREILDLGSIVHFLTTISLDLEIPQTPAKLLRRLHPTPALGPLPRTVETLALLLDWRERLGCPAEFGAPFGLWDHDRFDAIVAIRGIWWEHRQLMLPAGCGIIEASRLVNEWRELRLKRESVKNFIL
- a CDS encoding sensor histidine kinase; amino-acid sequence: MNLGNPIGRIARIFDSQLVRTEDRVSWLDNRVSTFAPHREHSMKVGLGHRGYRSKKGGADPAVTIDLGKEHPLDTIFLVPCQRESIDDTGIFPKRYTVELSNRTDFAQRTVLFSSNSISPSSRLNDGNPVPLNARNTSARYVRLTVHEGHKKGMLDLFGLSEIVVISENDPVSLGAPVTTIGNLNVRGIWYPESLTDGRTPLGIWQNGGKPTSEAGDSVNVSRESDTVSWSISLPQAAELDRVVLFPYQIDRSFESSVLPEAVTIHLQDAGGQEETLAAEWRNPLAGSVNMTPIVIPLNGRTGRNIRITGTRPWVMGDLKIHALSEIEVWSSGKNLATALPVIRESEGAAATVTTLTDGYTSDNKIIPMGIWLDQLYERGRIERELAILRPVHRQLASESELNATWGSAVVLGLTFLIPVFIVERRRLMSRDQLDQLRKRIASDLHDDIGSNLGSISLIARTARKDLVRLQGPEEVAEDLGQVESIARESSLAMRDIVWLLERRQDSIGDLVQRMRETAGRLLREISYTVECESNKTTAKLSLDAKRHLFLFYKEAIHNVLKHSQANRVSIRLWDEDDKLALEILDNGVGLPLNDDTKSTTVHKLEDRARVLDGLLQIASSKEKGTAIRLLVKRSHLTAHPTLA
- a CDS encoding response regulator; translated protein: MISGDSTTSCIWILEDHEVFAKQIRRLISHETDLTCPHHFTSAADLFDKLKFTTERPDLLLLDLGLPRRSGLEVLADLRQILPDLKVLILSASDDRDKVYRAICSGASGYLLKTADPEEILSGIRDVIHGASALSAPIASMILQGFARYGPVEHIEPLTSREEEVLRLLVRGLIKKEIADELLISQHTVDMHLRSVYRKLQVRSQTEAVSKALRQGLV
- the rplI gene encoding 50S ribosomal protein L9; protein product: MANAQVILKEKIEGLGAEADVVKVRAGYARNFLIPQGKAFEATKSNLRHVEALKATRAAREAEELVAFQATAAKISKLKPKFVLSTGQGGKAFGSVTSIDIHKELEAAGIVIDRHAIELEKPIKKSGKSEVSIRLHPEVTTTLVISVDAGDTEETEG
- a CDS encoding TetR/AcrR family transcriptional regulator; translated protein: MPDSSTSEEILRCARRLITTGGYNGFSYADISAVVGIRKASIHHHFPTKADLVTTLVSQYRKEAEAGLAAMGNHFQSPSDLLRAYTGYWEKCFADSSDPFCVCALLAGQMPGIPEEVATQVRAYFHMLTEWVTSVLERGVADKQFRLSAPAAVEAGIFVATIHGAMISARAYGDGQVFHAIVQPTFARLTG